The following proteins come from a genomic window of Candidozyma auris chromosome 4, complete sequence:
- a CDS encoding mitochondrial 37S ribosomal protein mS45 translates to MFSASTIRPSGARSVQAARGFRRKRKADYFRVPEGFLPKPDPKSHDGPLKRQLKVFLGPKNIRGEYYTNKYCYPPQNHQPSYIDENNFPRVTPGVEVFQRNPSRDLSKFPFPHNRHTQTAQVISEDMKQKIFSEVVEKGVHVQEVAHKYGIRLPRVEALVKLQHIERQWRSENKINEDLDKFSKVMNRMFPLFYPPRDKDNLTEIPTPAKTLHQRFLTISESEPFGPVDAGKIFGLEPAQETLNSLSEFKEVSDMPKVKQNEVVVGVQKQGDDTEFRFTKATAGEVGYRYGASRRDKKRDRAVGFDKLGRMVYTV, encoded by the exons ATGTTCTCTGCCCTGACAATTCGTCCTAGCGGCGCTCGCTCCGTCCAAGCGGCCCGTGGATTCAGACGTAAGAGAAAGGCAGACTACTTCCGTGTGCCCGAAGGGTTTCTCCCTAAACCAGACCCGAAATCCCACGATGGACCCTTGAAGAGGCAACTTAAAGTGTTTCTTGGTCCCAAGAACATCAGAGGTGAATACTATACAAACAAGTACTGCTATCCTCCTCAGAACCACCAGCCCCTGTACATCGATGAAAACAACTTCCCTAGAGTCACGCCAGGCGTTGAAGTGTTCCAGAGGAATCCTTCGAGAGACCTCTCCAAGTTTCCTTTCCCACACAACAGGCATACCCAGACGGCCCAGGTAATTCTGGAGGACATGAAGCAGAAAATTTTCTCCGAAGTGGTGGAGAAGGGCGTTCATGTCCAGGAAGTAGCACATAAATATGGCATTCGTCTTCCTCGTGTAGAGGCGCTTGTCAAGCTACAACACATTGAGAGACAATGGAGAAGCGAG aacaaaatcaatgagGACCTTGACAAATTTTCGAAGGTTATGAACAGAATGTTCCCCTTATTCTACCCACCCAGAGACAAGGATAACTTGACGGAAATTCCCACCCCAGCCAAGACATTGCACCAGAGGTTCTTGACCATCTCTGAGTCGGAACCATTTGGTCCCGTGGACGCTGGTAAGATCTTCGGGCTTGAGCCTGCTCAAGAAACGCTTAACAGCTTGTCTGAATTCAAGGAGGTGAGTGACATGCCCAAAGTGAAACAAAACGAGGTTGTTGTCGGTGTTCAGAAACAAGGCGACGATACCGAGTTCAGATTCACCAAGGCCACCGCGGGCGAAGTTGGTTACAGGTACGGTGCTTCTAGAAGagacaagaaaagagaCAGGGCCGTGGGCTTCGATAAACTTGGTCGCATGGTCTACACTGTATAA
- the CDC7 gene encoding serine/threonine protein kinase CDC7, producing the protein MEGLTTFKKLRERVSPLKEVDENASNLALLSTESYSDHRIKKRQSSDPFDDRVSKRKSKPNSNKSSSLRDSRFIRDENLKSLSREKTPSETKPDEKKPEEHVETNVSEPAEDDENIPLEVLEEMHKLEESFPVLAEKYRLIDKIGEGTFSTVYKAEAVNGAVLLGSQMWKSPPLQKVPSKRSKKPKRKNPLVALKQIYVTSSPNRIYNELNLLYMLSGNSHVAPLLDILRLQDQVLAILPYYQHADFRDFYRDIPIKGIKKYMWELFQGLEFVHSKGIMHRDLKPTNFLYDPFKGKGVLVDFGLAEKMPSAYSSSNSRSANTCPCLSEEKSLRRVSTKRLNIKAAYPKVDQRPPRRANRAGTRGFRAPEVLLKCTNQSTKIDVWSAGVIGLSLISRKFPLFNSPDDIDALIEILLIFGQDKLQKAAELHGCGLEVNLQGAVATSFNGNLVKFLSSVLHHEKENESIPTDSVIHDTLAYLDPRQHVLIKPTIETSDVTDNQYEDYRKKLEGYTDLKHLLQLLYGCFSMDPSKRLSASQLLKLPFFSELKAHEDDEVVL; encoded by the coding sequence ATGGAGGGCCTCACTACCTTTAAGAAGCTTCGTGAGCGCGTATCTCCTCTAAAAGAGGTGGACGAGAACGCGTCGAACTTGGCTTTGCTAAGTACTGAGCTGTACAGCGATCACCGTATCAAGAAACGCCAGAGCTCGGATCCCTTTGACGATAGGGTGTCTAAAAGGAAATCAAAGCCAAATTCCAACAAGTCACTGTCTTTAAGAGACTCACGATTTATTCGTGACGAAAACCTCAAATCGTTGTCCCGCGAGAAGACGCCCTCGGAGACGAAGCctgatgagaagaaacctGAGGAACATGTTGAAACAAATGTATCTGAACCCGCAGAGGATGACGAAAACATACCCTTAGAAGTGCTTGAGGAAATGCATAAACTCGAGGAATCTTTCCCCGTTTTGGCAGAGAAATATCGCCTTATAGACAAGATCGGCGAGGGCACGTTCTCTACCGTGTACAAGGCTGAGGCTGTCAATGGAGCCGTTTTACTTGGTTCTCAGATGTGGAAGTCGCCTCCACTTCAAAAAGTTCCATCTAAACGAAGcaaaaagccaaagagaaagaaccCGTTGGTGGCTCTCAAGCAAATCTATGTGACTTCGTCGCCTAACAGAATCTACAACGAGCTTAACCTTCTCTACATGCTCAGTGGGAACTCGCATGTTGCTCCTTTGCTTGACATTTTACGTCTTCAAGACCAGGTCCTAGCCATTCTTCCTTATTACCAGCATGCTGACTTCCGGGATTTTTACAGAGACATCCCCATCAAGGGCATAAAGAAATACATGTGGGAGCTTTTTCAAGGGCTCGAATTCGTCCACAGCAAAGGAATCATGCATCGTGATTTGAAACCAACAAATTTTTTGTACGATCCATTCAAGGGTAAGGGAGTACTCGTGGATTTCGGTTTGGCCGAGAAAATGCCCCTGGCGTACTCTCTGAGTAATTCAAGATCAGCCAACACGTGTCCATGTCTATCCGAAGAAAAGTCTTTGCGTCGAGTTCTGACAAAGCGCCTCAATATAAAGGCTGCTTATCCTAAGGTAGATCAACGTCCTCCTCGACGGGCAAATAGAGCTGGCACAAGAGGCTTCAGAGCGCCAGAAGTTCTTCTTAAGTGTACAAACCAGTCCACAAAAATAGATGTGTGGTCCGCCGGTGTCATCGGTCTCTCGTTGATTTCCAGGAAATTTCCTCTTTTCAACTCTCCAGACGACATTGACGCGCTAATAGAAATTCTCTTGATCTTCGGCCAGGATaaacttcaaaaagctgcCGAATTGCATGGGTGTGGGTTGGAAGTCAACTTGCAAGGCGCAGTGGCAACGAGCTTCAACGGAAACCTTGTCAAGTTCTTGTCATCAGTTCTCCACCacgagaaagaaaatgagagTATCCCTACTGATAGTGTTATTCATGACACGCTTGCATATCTCGATCCAAGGCAGCATGTCTTGATCAAACCCACAATTGAAACATCAGACGTCACTGACAATCAGTATGAAGATTACAGGAAAAAACTAGAAGGTTATACTGATCTCAAGCATTTGTTACAATTGCTATATGGATGCTTTAGTATGGATCCGCTGAAGCGACTTAGTGCATCTCAGTTGCTAAAATTACCCTTCTTCAGTGAATTAAAGGCacatgaagatgacgaggTCGTCCTCTAG
- the RPF2 gene encoding rRNA-binding ribosome biosynthesis protein RPF2: protein MIRTIKPKNARSKRALANKEAKLVENTKSALFVPGSTGNKFLHDAMVDLMALKKPDAKMFTKKNEVRPFEDASTLEFFSEKNDTSLMVFSTSNKKRPNTLVFTRFFNHAVYDMIELSIQNNHKLITEFKKLTFNIGLKPMFTFNGPAFDSHPVYQQVKSLFMDFYRGDQTDLQDVAGLQYIISLSVAEIEDPNSKELPLVHFRVYKLKSYRSGQKLPRVEVDEIGPRFDFKIGRRLTPAPEVEKEALAKPKQLQPKEKKNVTMDSMGDKVAKIHVGNQDLSKLQTRKMKGLKSKYDQVDETEFDEEDYIEEPAEKKQRTE from the exons ATGATCAGAACAAT CAAACCAAAGAACGCCCGTTCCAAGAGAGCGTTGGCTAACAAGGAGGCGAAACTTGTGGAAAACACAAAAAGTGCCCTTTTTGTTCCTGGATCCACAGGCAACAAATTCTTACACGATGCCATGGTGGACTTGATGGCCTTGAAGAAACCCGATGCCAAAAtgttcaccaagaagaatgaagTAAGACCTTTCGAGGATGCCTCCACCCTCGAATTCTTTTCCGAGAAGAACGATACCTCCTTGATGGTGTTCTCCACAtccaacaagaaaagaCCCAACACCCTTGTTTTCACTAGGTTCTTCAATCACGCAGTCTATGATATGATCGAATTATCGATTCAAAATAACCACAAGCTCATCACCGaattcaagaagctcacgTTTAATATTGGTCTCAAACCAATGTTCACATTCAACGGCCCTGCTTTCGACTCCCATCCAGTATATCAGCAAGTGAAGTCATTGTTCATGGACTTTTACCGTGGTGACCAGACTGACCTTCAGGACGTGGCGGGTTTGCAATACATCATCTCTCTCTCCGTTGCCGAAATCGAGGACCCAAATTCCAAGGAGTTACCACTAGTGCATTTCAGAGTatacaagttgaagtcatACAGGAGTGGGCAGAAGTTGCCCCGTGTTGAGGTGGACGAAATAGGCCCCAGATTTGACTTCAAGATCGGCAGGAGATTGACTCCTGCGCCAGAGGTCGAAAAGGAGGCGCTTGCCAAACCCAAGCAGCTCCAGccaaaggagaagaagaatgttACGATGGACTCTATGGGTGATAAGGTGGCCAAGATCCACGTGGGCAACCAggacttgagcaagttgcagacaaggaagatgaagggTCTCAAGCTGAAGTATGACCAGGTCGACGAAACAGAGTTCGACGAGGAGGATTACATCGAAGAGCcagcagagaagaagcaaagaacTGAGTAA
- the CDC21 gene encoding thymidylate synthase → MTTSTNPQEQAYLDLCKRIIENGENRPDRTGTGTKSLFAPPQLRFDLSDDTFPLLTTKRVFSKGIIHELLWFIDGCTDAKKLSEKGVKIWEGNGSRDFLDKLGLTDRREGDLGPVYGFQWRHFGAEYKTCDDDYTGQGFDQLQDVIHKLRTNPYDRRIIMSAWNPPDFAKMALPPCHVFCQFYVNFPSGHPDANSNKSTKTARPKLSCLLYQRSCDMGLGVPFNIASYALLTKMIAHVVDMDCGEFIHTLGDAHVYLDHVEALQTQLQREPKKFPKLVIKDSRKAEITEIDQFRFEDFEIIGYEPYPAIKMNMSV, encoded by the coding sequence atgacaacttcaacaaaccCACAAGAACAAGCGTACCTCGACTTGTGTAAACGGATCATTGAAAATGGCGAGAATAGACCCGACAGAACGGGAACAGGCACAAAATCGCTCTTTGCGCCGCCTCAATTGAGATTCGATCTCTCCGATGACACATTCCCCTTGTTAACGACGAAACGTGTATTTTCAAAAGGAATTATTCATGAGTTGCTCTGGTTCATAGACGGATGCACGGATGCGAAGAAGCTTTCGGAGAAGGGCGTGAAAATCTGGGAGGGAAACGGGTCCAGAGATTTTTTAGATAAGTTAGGTCTCACCGACCGCCGCGAGGGTGACTTGGGCCCGGTGTATGGCTTCCAATGGCGTCATTTTGGCGCTGAGTATAAGACTTGTGACGACGACTACACGGGCCAGGGCTTTGACCAGCTTCAGGATGTGATTCACAAGTTGAGGACAAACCCATACGACAGAAGAATCATCATGTCTGCGTGGAACCCACCTGATTTCGCCAAGATGGCATTGCCTCCGTGCCATGTGTTTTGCCAGTTTTATGTGAACTTCCCTAGTGGCCACCCTGATGCGAATTCTAACAAGCTGACCAAGACTGCCAGGCCGAAGCTATCCTGCCTCCTTTACCAAAGATCTTGTGATATGGGTCTAGGCGTTCCTTTCAACATTGCCTCGTACGCTTTGTTGACGAAAATGATTGCACATGTAGTGGATATGGACTGTGGGGAATTCATTCACACTTTGGGCGATGCTCACGTTTACTTGGACCATGTCGAGGCATTGCAAACACAGTTACAGAGAGAGCCCAAGAAGTTCCCCAAGCTAGTGATCAAGGATTCCCGCAAAGCCGAAATAACAGAGATTGATCAGTTTAGGTTTGAGGATTTTGAAATCATTGGCTACGAGCCTTATCCTGCCATCAAAATGAACATGAGCGTGTAA
- the ULP3 gene encoding SUMO protease ULP2 → MSLRKDFSSLRKRVSSGVQPKNHLSPTVKRIGIPDETTINRGAICVVSPLNKHEKEKSSEMKTCYYLPLSIVENGLHEKPLYTLQIKSVQYNEISVHTSAKDLEFRVSSTQSHLFFCLDNMFVDKMAVPKGTIDSIWFSVSRDSILIVLHKRFGFLMICYEPRDDENLLRFFKKTSANWGPNCTVERRDDLHRVYRKFVKSRESLNKDPQMLIRIDNENSSGTDSDVSSSFSSQTDSVLKSGLPSLPTPTRKPTLDGRTTRSATRLAQQNPNSAPYKEYSIGEKGEVVVEESAQEPEEPKEQEIPAPFDPPLKYSLANGKKFAITFNDFKTLYNNDWINDTLIDFFIAYEIDKAVTELESVKENEVYAFNSFFFTKLMSKPEGQEEPPDYYENIQRWLSKVDLMSYESVIIPINEHLHWYCCIIRHLPELLKAAKKRAKKEEDATNEDAASNGPSPDESPKKSSAVAEVFVFDSLRHRHPNIEEPLRTIIDRYCQDTHQVSIPKDLIRFVNARVPQQRNFNDCGIHVICNVGKWLGEPEVCETMWKKIGKKIRGYFNVAERAEMRKKLIDLLLDLHSKQPPYESSSGSGREEDESDDGIELISYFSSKPEPAVDAGGASTSEISVADSTAVDKNTETGKVSSKAEGSIFDTLLTAKEVTPTKRKKDVKKHDSSDMTAENKVKNPSPNSPDVTPVRTLDPRAIASSSEKPRVFASSREASSGLFMQIEHPQIRRSCMRRKLKPHTVEFLNSFFTDHNKHFSDEKLLAIDEFVDKYNFFDTNLERLQTDILVNKLKDVFKEPTAPMDEPFVIHDADDSNGELNQSVGDLRIESDNPSGSDQEVNEIKPFSIKSSRSDSDLEIIEDKKDVPEVSFKTTHKGSPNSEKTFKHERHFRNGVTKNEDKEEGFLSYFTSKKGIGPKRRRLAADSERPRRADKYL, encoded by the coding sequence ATGCTGCTACGGAAGGACTTTTCCTCGCTTCGGAAACGGGTACTGTCGGGTGTGCAGCCCAAAAACCACTTGCTGCCCACAGTGAAGAGGATCGGCATCCCAGACGAAACCACCATCAATAGGGGCGCTATTTGTGTGGTGAGCCCGTTAAATAAACacgagaaggagaagctgcTGGAGATGAAAACGTGCTACTACTTGCCCTTGTCAATTGTGGAAAATGGGCTTCACGAGAAACCTTTATATACTCTCCAGATCAAGTCGGTCCAATATAACGAGATAAGCGTCCACACTTCGGCAAAAGACCTTGAGTTCCGTGTATCTCTGACCCAAAGCCATTTGTTTTTTTGCCTTGACAATATGTTTGTCGACAAGATGGCCGTGCCAAAGGGCACAATTGATAGCATTTGGTTCAGTGTGCTGAGAGACAGCATCCTTATTGTTTTGCATAAGCGCTTCGGCTTCCTCATGATTTGCTACGAGCCCAGAGACGATGAAAACCTTCTacgatttttcaaaaaaaccCTGGCAAATTGGGGACCCAATTGCActgttgaaagaagagatgaCCTACATCGCGTCTACAGAAAATTCGTCAAACTGCGAGAGCTGTTGAATAAAGATCCTCAAATGTTGATACGTATAGACAACGAAAACAGTTCAGGCACAGACTCAGACGTTTCTTccagcttctcttctcaaacagATCTGGTTCTCAAGAGCGGTCTACCGAGTCTACCGACTCCAACAAGAAAACCTACCCTCGATGGGAGAACCACCCGATCTGCTACCAGATTGGCCCAACAAAATCCTAATTCTGCGCCATATAAAGAGTATTCCATAGGCgaaaaaggtgaagtgGTGGTGGAAGAATCCGCGCAAGAACCTGAAGAGCCAAAGGAACAGGAGATTCCTGCGCCATTTGATCCTCCTTTGAAATACTCTTTGGCCAATGGCAAGAAGTTTGCTATTACTTTCAATGATTTCAAGACACTTTATAATAATGACTGGATAAATGACACCCTTATAGATTTTTTTATTGCTTATGAGATAGACAAGGCCGTCACCGAGCTTGAACTGGTTAAGGAAAATGAGGTTTATGCGTTCAactcctttttcttcacaaaaCTTATGTCAAAGCCAGAAGGACAAGAGGAACCTCCGGACTACTACGAGAACATACAACGTTGGTTGAGCAAGGTCGACCTCATGTCTTACGAATCTGTCATTATACCTATTAATGAGCATTTGCATTGGTATTGCTGCATTATAAGGCATCTTCCTGAGCTTTTAAAGGCAGCTAAAAAACGAGCtaagaaggaagaggacgCGACAAACGAAGATGCCGCTTCAAATGGGCCCTCTCCTGACGAATCCCCCAAGAAATCTTCTGCTGTAGCCGAAGTTTTTGTGTTTGATTCACTAAGACATCGCCATCCGAACATTGAGGAGCCTTTGAGGACGATAATTGATAGGTATTGTCAGGACACTCATCAAGTGTCTATTCCGAAGGATTTGATCAGATTTGTCAATGCCAGGGTCCCTCAGCAGCGAAATTTCAATGACTGTGGTATTCATGTCATTTGTAACGTGGGTAAATGGCTAGGTGAACCGGAGGTATGCGAGACAATGTGGAAAAAGATTGGGAAGAAAATCAGGGGTTATTTCAACGTAGCTGAGAGGGCCGAAATGCGGAAAAAGCTTATAGATTTGCTACTAGATCTTCATCTGAAGCAACCACCTTATGAAAGCTCTAGTGGCTCAGGTAGAGAGGAGGACGAATCTGACGACGGGATAGAGCTTATTTCATATTTTTCGTCGAAACCCGAACCTGCTGTGGATGCAGGTGGTGCCAGTACTTCAGAAATACTGGTGGCAGACCTGACAGCTGTCGATAAAAATACCGAAACAGGTAAGgtctcttcaaaagctgaaGGAAGCATATTCGATACACTTCTAACGGCAAAAGAGGTCACCCCtacgaaaagaaagaaagacgtgaagaagcatgATTCTAGCGATATGACAGCGGAAAATAAAGTCAAGAACCCAAGCCCGAATCTGCCTGACGTCACACCAGTAAGAACGCTCGACCCAAGAGCGATAGCTTCATCTCTGGAAAAACCGCGTGTATTTGCATCGAGCCGTGAGGCTTCCTCTGGTTTGTTTATGCAAATTGAACACCCACAAATTCGACGTTCGTGTATGCGGCGCAAGCTAAAGCCACATACAGTGGAGTTTCTAAACAGTTTCTTCACTGATCATAACAAGCATTTCAGTGATGAGAAACTCCTTGCGATTGATGAATTTGTCGACAAGTacaacttcttcgacaCAAATTTGGAACGTTTGCAAACTGATATTCTCGTGAATAAGCTAAAAGATGTTTTCAAAGAGCCTACGGCGCCGATGGATGAGCCATTCGTGATTCATGATGCTGACGACAGTAATGGGGAGTTGAATCAGAGTGTTGGTGACTTGCGCATAGAGAGTGACAATCCCTCAGGGTCTGATCAGGAAGTGAATGAGATCAAGCCTTTCTCTATAAAGCTGCTGCGATCCGATAGTGATTTGGAAATCATAgaagacaagaaagacGTGCCAGAAGTTTCCTTCAAGACAACCCATAAAGGATCACCAAATTCTGAAAAAACATTCAAGCACGAGAGGCATTTTAGAAATGGAGTCACGAAAAAcgaagataaagaagaggGATTTTTGCTGTACTTCACCTCAAAAAAAGGCATAGGACCGAAGCGTAGACGGTTGGCAGCAGATTCAGAAAGACCCCGTCGTGCAGATAAGTACCTCTAG
- the BNA4 gene encoding kynurenine 3-monooxygenase — translation MLSYINLVPPIINIIVPSLPLVWLYKSKQAPKQPTCIESSDLPPVFPRASNKAKPTQTTAQKNPEDMPQTVGIVGAGLVGCLAGLALHAKGYDVTIFELRPDPRANGGRASLRSINLAVSDRGIRAMKYVDEDIAKRVMQHVIPMKGRMIHDITGKKQESQKYGLFGESINSIDRLFLNKCLLQELSRVRVKVFFEHKLVNLVNGEQPELKLASKDGFEKKVKFDFVIGADGAHSQIRYHMQKGMRMDVSQKYIDMQYLELSIPRVEGVSATHPSRFAIDPNHLHIWPRKDFMLIALPNEDGSFTSTFFSPWSTIEQFKDDSDKFLQFFKKNFPDAYDLIGVDRLKHAFLHQPRGSLMQVSVKPYSTPNNRVLLIGDAAHSMVPFYGQGMNCGFEDVHVLMKLLEKNRNNLVKSIGQYTAERKEDLDAICKLALDNYYEMSTKVIDPLYLLRKKIDYVLGKLGTGWLFTWIPMYTMISFRGDIRYTDAVRREKRQATILKWLQYGSVVVLAALIVSQGRRLRNIMDLLGHRRASPVVR, via the coding sequence ATGCTCTCGTATATAAATCTTGTACCTCCCATAATCAACATTATCGTGCCTCTGCTCCCGCTCGTATGGCTCTACAAGTCCAAACAGGCTCCAAAGCAGCCGACGTGCATAGAATCATCTGACCTCCCACCAGTTTTCCCCAGAGCAAGCAACAAAGCTAAACCAACACAAACTACAGCCCAGAAAAACCCAGAAGACATGCCCCAAACGGTTGGAATTGTCGGCGCCGGTTTGGTCGGGTGTCTTGCTGGGCTTGCGCTCCACGCCAAAGGGTACGATGTGACGATTTTCGAATTGAGACCAGACCCCAGGGCCAACGGTGGAAGGGCCTCGTTGAGGTCAATCAATTTGGCCGTCAGCGACCGGGGCATTCGGGCAATGAAGTATGTCGACGAGGATATCGCCAAACGAGTGATGCAGCATGTGATCCCCATGAAGGGACGAATGATCCATGATATCACCGggaagaagcaggagtCACAGAAGTACGGGCTTTTCGGGGAAAGCATCAACTCAATTGACCGGTTGTTTTTAAACAAGTGCCTCTTACAGGAGCTCTCGAGGGTCAGGGTGAAGGTGTTTTTTGAGCACAAGCTCGTGAACTTGGTCAACGGGGAGCAGCCCGAGTTGAAGCTTGCGTCCAAAGATGGGttcgaaaagaaagtcaagtttgactttgtcattgGCGCCGATGGAGCTCATTCCCAGATCAGATACCACATGCAAAAGGGCATGAGAATGGACGTTTCGCAGAAGTACATTGACATGCAATATTTGGAGTTGCTGATTCCCAGAGTGGAAGGCGTCAGTGCTACTCACCCTTCGAGGTTTGCCATTGACCCAAACCATCTACACATTTGGCCCCGGAAGGACTTCATGTTGATTGCGTTGCCCAACGAAGACGGCCTGTTCACGCTGACCTTCTTTAGCCCTTGGTCCACCATCGAGCAGTTCAAGGATGATTCTGACAAGTTCTTgcagtttttcaagaaaaatttCCCGGACGCCTATGACTTGATTGGCGTTGACCGTCTCAAACATGCCTTCTTGCACCAGCCTAGGGGCCTGTTGATGCAGGTTTCTGTTAAACCGTACAGCACTCCCAACAACAGAGTTCTTCTTATAGGTGACGCCGCTCACTCTATGGTGCCTTTCTACGGCCAGGGCATGAATTGTGGGTTCGAGGATGTCCAtgttttgatgaaacttcttgaaaagaaCAGAAACAACCTTGTGAAGAGTATCGGCCAGTATACTGCTGAGAGGAAAGAGGACCTCGACGCCATCTGCAAGCTTGCTCTCGACAACTACTACGAAATGTCTACCAAGGTGATTGACCCCCTATACCTCTTGCGCAAAAAGATCGATTACGTGTTGGGCAAGTTGGGCACTGGATGGCTCTTCACGTGGATCCCCATGTACACAATGATTTCCTTCAGAGGCGACATACGGTACACTGACGCTgtgagaagagagaagagacaagCCACCATATTGAAATGGCTTCAGTACGGTTCTGTGGTTGTGCTAGCTGCTTTGATTGTTTCACAAGGCAGAAGACTTCGAAATATTATGGATTTGCTTGGACACCGGAGGGCTCTGCCTGTGGTGAGGTAA
- the TIM44 gene encoding protein translocase subunit TIM44 produces the protein MLRSSLPRQMVAPGHMATYRPPFVAGIRCFAVSGAAHNQNQGKSPLEVFFNTFKAEIKKSNELKENIKALQDETGRVAESEAFKKAKEAYDRAQKGSSAAGKMAKKTAEAVGGAAYKAWESPVGKGVRLTVKTGADVADKAFEPVRNTQVYKDMSNVIDDGSSNMYGGFLTKEQRERLRKKELQERMLKGKVWKPVKENENTNGALVATEHKARGPSASERWEQFKLKNPIGRGIVYLKEKWEDSENGLIALIRTVIEKVTGFFSETEQAKVVKQFRMMDPNFRVTDFTKTLTNYIVPELLDAYIKNDADVLKRWLSEAPFNVWQANNKQFIQQGLFSDGKILDIRGVDIVTCKNLQPNDTPVIVLSCRAQEVHLYRKAKTGEVAAGTPDHIQMSTYAMVFTRVPEEMDNEETEGWKVIEFARGGSRPFH, from the coding sequence ATGTTACGTCTGTCGCTTCCAAGACAGATGGTGGCGCCTGGTCACATGGCCACATATAGACCCCCCTTCGTTGCTGGAATCAGATGTTTTGCCGTCTCTGGCGCTGCTCACAATCAAAACCAGGGGAAGTCGCCTCTCGAAgtgttcttcaacacgttCAAGGCAGAAATTAAAAAGTCcaacgagctcaaggagaacATTAAGGCCCTTCAGGATGAAACGGGCCGTGTAGCCGAGTCTGAGGCTTTCAAGAAGGCAAAAGAGGCATACGACAGAGCACAGAAGGGTTCATCGGCAGCAGGTAAAATGGCTAAGAAAACTGCCGAAGCTGTCGGTGGGGCTGCTTACAAAGCGTGGGAGTCCCCGGTTGGTAAAGGTGTGAGACTTACGGTGAAGACTGGTGCAGATGTTGCTGACAAAGCCTTTGAGCCTGTGAGAAACACTCAGGTGTACAAGGACATGAGCAATGTGATTGACGACGGGTCTCTGAACATGTACGGAGGTTTTCTTACCAAGGAACAGAGAGAAAggttgagaaagaaggaacTACAAGAGAGAATGCTTAAGGGCAAGGTGTGGAAACCGGTGAAGGAGAACGAGAACACCAACGGTGCGCTTGTTGCTACAGAGCATAAAGCTAGAGGTCCCAGTGCGTCTGAGAGATGGGAACAAttcaagctcaaaaacCCCATTGGTAGAGGAATTGTGTACTTAAAGGAGAAATGGGAAGACAGTGAAAACGGGTTGATTGCCCTTATTCGTACCGTCATCGAGAAGGTCACTGGGTTTTTCTCAGAGACAGAGCAGGCTAAAGTGGTGAAACAGTTCAGAATGATGGACCCAAACTTCAGAGTCACGGACTTCACCAAGACATTGACCAACTACATCGTTCCTGAGTTGTTGGATGCGTACATCAAGAACGACGCCGATGTGTTGAAGCGTTGGCTCAGCGAGGCTCCCTTCAACGTGTGGCAGGCGAACAACAAGCAGTTCATTCAGCAAGGGTTATTTTCAGATGGTAAAATCTTGGATATTCGTGGCGTCGACATTGTTACTTGCAAGAATCTCCAGCCCAACGATACACCCGTGATTGTGTTGAGCTGTCGTGCCCAGGAAGTACACTTGTACAGAAAGGCTAAAACCGGTGAGGTGGCTGCTGGTACGCCTGACCACATTCAGATGAGCACGTACGCCATGGTTTTTACTAGAGTTCCTGAGGAGATGGACAACGAGGAAACTGAAGGATGGAAGGTGATTGAATTTGCCCGTGGCGGATCCCGCCCATTCCACTGA